The sequence TTTGTTTTCTGTGCCAGACCTTATATGTTGTTTCATATTTGCGATTGATCAATGCTCTGCTCTTCCCGGGACAAAGCCAATGACAGTATAAGTGCCAAGCAAGCATAATCAATGCTCTACTGTAATTTCCATTTTGCCACTGGCGAATTTCCATCAATGACATCTACTACTGTCAGTAGCATACCAATTtgatcattttgttattttttctttctttcttcacaaaTTCTCATTTTGTCAAGATGAAACGCTTAAGATTGTTCATGATTAATAACAGGTGTCAAAAGTCTCTCTGACTATTGTAAGTCACAGATATTTGTGTGTCCTTTTTATATCATGGTAGATCTTTATATttctcttaaaaataaatggattACAGTAAATTGGGCTTTTAAATACAGCCTTTATTTTTATCTTAATGTCAGTTTGTGCTTGTTACAGCAAAGTCTTGTGTGTTAAAAGAAATGCCAGGTGGCTATGAAAGGTTTTTTACTAACTTATTCACGTGGCACACCTCTGTTTTGGTCTTTTTCTGTGCAGATCTGACTTTCCCAACAATATTTTTTACCACTACAATGCTGTTACTAATGTTCCTGTGACTGTTTTCCTGTTTCCAATgccaataaatgaaaaatatgaatatacTGGACACTTTTAAGGATTATTTCAAAAGCAATGTCTCAACTTATAGGGCAAGTTAAAGTTGGAAAATTgtatcttaaaaggatagttcccgcaaaaatgaaaattctctaatcatttactcattctcataccatcccagatgtgtatgactttctttcttctgcagaacataaacaaatatttttagaagaatatttcagctctgtaggtccatgcaatacaagtgaatggtgaccagacctttgaagctccaaaaagtacataaaagcagcattaaagtaatccatgtgactccagtagttaaatccatatcttcagaagtgatatgataggtgtgggtgagaaacagatccatattaagtccttttttcctttaaatctccactttcacattctgaagatttttggtaaaaaaggatttcaatgttgatctgcttctcaccaaAGTGATTgcgttgcttcagaagacatggattaaaccactgagtaTTGATTACTTGTATGTTTGtccctttatctgctttttggagcttagaaatattggtacccattcactccaaaaaacatgagttgtggaaaatttgatatgatctaggagctttatgctgctttatactGTGCATGCCATGGAAAAGATTGTAAATTCTATCCCTCGCAGCCTAATTTCCATTCCCGTCAAAAAAACTAATATGGCGCTACTGCGAGCAAGGTCTTTAGAGtcgcataattttttatttggcaATTATTACAAATTGAAAATGCTAAACATCATCTATCCACTAAAAATATGCTGATGTAAGTGAGAGCACTTGAGATCAGAAAACCAAACAGGCTTCTCTTATTAATTGTGGAACACTTCCTCTTTCAGGAAAAAGGTGGCAACAGACATAGACGTATAAATACGTTTAAGGCCACAATGTCTAGTTAAAGGTCCTCGAATTAGCATGCACTGGGACGCTTCACTATTTGTTTCACTCTATTAGTGGGGCTTATGGGGATAGTTACTCCAAATAGGCTTGATTACTCCAAAAGTggcggggttactccaaaagggggttgcgccaactccaaaaCGGTTAAGGTTAGGGCAgagccatagagagagagagagttgcgacaacggaagttctaaatgttgatcgtcacgtgattcacgtagacttcagatagttccaggaagtgctttggcgggcatttcaaactgttagagtagagtgacagaactgcgatttctggtaattagtagtcaataaacgcatttattttatatatttatgtaacacaccgacatatgtatgtagcatgagtatgttgttacagagatgttgttttttttaaagatcaaatcagctaatatttgaggattagtgttcgcttaccgttatttgcctcaacttatttcaggctagggtttctgttgcctttttatgttacctcatgttcattgttttcactaatctcatggtaactaatgtcatatttatgacttttcagatagtacagagacaggctggtgacaggtgatttccagctcgcaccgcacaatgggtcaatgaactattaactattagcagttACGTAAataaaatttagtgaaattaagcttattgtttacaattctatatatagtaatatatgatatttataatacataaataattatatctaatgtataattcttacaatacttattcatatacacaatatattcagctttaaaacaacttaagcatactcgtatataaactgccattcaaaagtaatgaggctgaaaattcagcttggcatcacaggagtaaattacattttaaaatacattaaaatagaaaacagttattttaaattgtaataatatattacgatattatttttatttttttttattcaattaatgcaataactatttacagcaattcatgaatacatatctaataaattaaatagcatgccaagcattttgtatgcgTCCTtcctttcatgttgtcgttgcatagtcttcaccatggtttgctgtgctgtatggcttccccactgacatggagaggagaaaaaacgttATATTGAACTAATATGCAACTTACCCCACCCTGCAAAACATATATGTTTAGACTCCGTTTCTCTAATTCCAAAAatgatggatgaaactgaatcaagagaacagattttacatttaatagggtgttcgttactaactttatccagctccaatccttgcctaatctgttagttatccgataacatcccttatctcctaatttaatgagtaatacttaactataaggttttaatttacaagttatttttatttagatgtactgataatatacagaataagataatattattctttaaatgtctcaccttttaaaagtgcgtcgcaaacggtttgttctgcttcatctctacatcgcggcatgtgtttgctgctacttccgggaactattgagaggctgcacgagccgccattgctgtaaaaaaacgttccattggagtcaatggagttgtcgcaactctctctctctatatatggcTCTGGTATAGGGGCTTCCTATATCTTTAATGGCGATTTGGAGCtcacgcccctttttggagcaatgcctgcagctataccatTCTCACCATTTCCGGAGATTGCATATTATTTACTCCAGTAGGAAGCGACAAATATGCGTATTCTATGTTACGAGCGAGTCTTTCAATCATTGAGTCAAGTGATTCGTTAGAAAACATAAGAGTGGTTCAAAACTTGGCAATAAAAGTAAACAAGAAAGGTTCTTCAAAAATCCTGATTCGTTTACAAACGAAACACTTCGTTCAAATCAGAGCAGTGCAGTGAGCAGAGATGTGATGTTTTGGCTTCTTTGGGAACTTACGTTAGTAGAGAAGAAATGCACGAACTAACtggtcaatttttttttatataaagttatttaatattatttactataaaatcactatttgtgatttatttatccTGAATTTCGTCCAGAAGGCCATTTAAGGTTAACCTACCAATCCATTCAGTGAGGTGACTGAAGGAGCGTATTATTGGCTCCTCCATATGCCAGTCATTGTTAGCCCCGCCTTCACACCACTCCAGCCGAGTGACGAGATCACGAACGCAGGTGCACAGGTTGAGAACTGCATCCAAACCACACCAAATAAATCTCCTCTTACGGTAAGATGGGTTTCCTCTGGCAACATCTTATCGTTTCAtcttgcgattattttgaaatgatCATTAGTCGCATTGAGATGCCAGGAGAGCAAtggttttaatttaaaacaaaaagagtAACCTTCATTTGACATAGCTAACTGTGATGACACATAAACAGGCTGGATAATCCATTACTGTGCAtgcaaaaaatttaaacatttaaataaacaaatcaactGGCTTTTGACACTCGGCGCACTGTCGCTGGCATTtatgatcatgtgtgtgttttaatcGACATGATACGTTAGAGTCTGACCGAATGGAAATCATCCCGTGTGTTAAGCGGATAGATGCTAACCAGAGCTCTACGGACTTAACGAATATCAGCCATACAGTAACCTAGCAATCCCATTCTCACAGCAGACCATTTCGTTTTCAACGTTTCGATTATATAATAAGCGTTTGTTTCAGTGTGAAAATAGCACAACTTCTCATATGCAACTGTTTCTTGCTTTAATATTACTTTGAACTCATCGCAATATGCTTGATTTAAGCTTATATGTGTCTCTGACATGAGCTACTCAGGTGGACTGGATGGCATAACTAATGAAAGAATGTATGAGAGCAGGCCATTTTGGTATGAATTAAGTGTCAGAGGCTGCTTTGTCAGTGTATGTGAAAAGGAAGCCCCATAGTGTTCCATTCTAAAATAGGGATGTAGAAATAATTTTCTTGTGCTCAATTCCTGACAGCCAATTAAGCACAGGGTTTAGTCCACACAAAACCTTTAAAATCCCTGGCCACCCTGACTGCCTTGTGCAATCCAGAAGGATACAGGGATTTTGCAGGTTACACCCCCTATTCAATTTGtatttgtaatgtaattcaatgactgtttatttttgcactttgGCAGAAACAGTCTCTGACACCATTGTACCAATTCCAAATGTGGAATTGTATAGGAATAACCAACCTTGTGGTTGTGTCATTTGTCCTAACTAACTGTCTTtcatatataatgtttgtttctgtttattaaaaaataaaatacaaaaaaaaaattatcctggCAGTTATTTGTGACAGGATGTTCCCGCATTTCAGTTATGCTTGGAGCTAGAGGATAAGACTGTAAATGTGGTTGTTAATGGTCTCTATGCTCTGTAAAATAACCTGCTCTTGCAATTGTCTGGTTTTGGTTATTCACAACACAAATTTACCATATAGTGTTAAACATCCAGAAACAATGCAATTACatgtgaagtcaacatgaaaacaaaattgaCCATGTTTACTTTTATTAACCTCCttagacccgagcgtgactgctgtgtgcattttccatttcccttttttattagtaactagtagcacctaatagcCTAAACATAAAATTCCTAAAATAATGAtggcaacatacagtatgtggacagtgggacaaagttgtgaaatttcaAATGATACCAAGTCAGATTCTggtcgaaatgcaccttatttgcATCCTAGCTCGATATAAAGTCTCTAAAAGCAAaatgcttttggatgaacccattgattctcaatgtgataatgcacagtaaatataggatttctaaggagaAAATGTGCTACTATTAGGTTTAGCAGCATGCCGTTTCgtgataaatcactcaaatttgaAAAATGGCATATCGAATGAAAccagagactctaatcttttgactcaaacaggtttcaatgtaaaaacttaattaggtttcttatcagatgtagttatgttggtgtttctcccaaagacaaactccgccgtgatcagcaccatgttgtttttgtCACATGAATCCATGCGTGGAAAGTTGaatcctttactgacagcacagagtttCCTGAACTGTTTGTTTGAATTAATTGAAATGATccgttgcatatagcaaagccaaaaaatacaatgtccactcATGTGTATGCAGGGTCGCTCGCACAAGATTAAACGCTCTTCTGGAGCCTATGTAAATGTTGTGCACATACCAAACAGGTATTGAACACAtctgaaattataaaaaattctgTAAATATGTGCTAACTGTCTACACACTCTTGAAGGTGCTTACGTAGTCTTTTAGAAACAAATTTACGCAAAGTTTTATACATGAGGCCACTGGTCTTATTTTGCATTTGTCAGTGCATGTTATTGGtaagaaaatgtttttcttgttagcttgctccacctctgaaatggcTCTTACTCTTCAAACCCCTCCCATCTAACCATCTGACTTCATTCTGGTATATTATCACCTCATTCAATATCCTGTTTTACTCATAAATATGGCAtattacggaagtaaaatgggttgcaaatgttgTGTCATGTTGACTTAAACACTTACTAACATGTATGCCTTCTGtaaattgaatttaaaatgcaattcttattgtcACTTTCTTTGGACATCTGAGTCTGTTACATTTTTGCAGATGGCCTCAGCCAATGATGCTCGCTATGGACAAAAAGAGTCTGCAGATCAGAATTTTGACTACATGTTCAAGATCCTGATTATTGGTAACAGcagtgtcggaaaaaccagcttCCTGTTCCGCTATGCTGATGACTCATTCACACCTGCTTTTGTCAGCACTGTGGGCATAGACTTCAAAGTGAAGACCATCTATAGGAATGACAAGAGGATAAAGCTCCAAATATGGGTGAGGAATTTATCAAAAGATTTCATATCATGTTTTTCTTTCAGCAAGAATCCTATATTTTGTGTTTGAGCAACATATCATTGATTTTAGTTAATGAATATTTGAAAAGAGACTTTAAACTGAAGTTTTATGCTTTGGTCCTGTGAAAATTAAATCGAACAAACCCAATGGAATGTTTGAGGAACATCAATACATATATAGAATTATTAGAGCTctcaaaattaatgcatttaaaatgaaaacaaaaaatgaaataatgtatTTACCAAATTTTACATTAGATTATGGCATTTTATTTAGCTCCGTGTGAGTTCTTAACACTGGTTGTAGTAGGGTGGAACCTTTATGAAATGCCTGCAAAACAAACCTAGATGGGACTTCACATCCTTTGTAAGtcagaatgtttctacagaagcACATCAAATCTACTATCACCTACAAGCCAAACAAACCGCTGTGCagtctcactaacaagtggcttgcTTGTGGCCACAGagatgtttagtccaaatcctgTAGGTTCTcttcacattgtgcatgtggaaatgctcttactttcacttgTTACACACGCCTGGCTCTAGGTGGGGCAACATGGAAAAAGAGGCAATActcaagaaatacatttatttagaggaaaaatataaatgtcagtaagagcatttccacatgcacaatgtgaagAGAACAAAGGATGTGAAGTCCCATCTAGGTTTGTTTTGCAGGCACGTCATAAAGGTATCCAAAATAAGTCAAACAAGCCCCCAAAAGTGCTGGAAGCAAGGGAAGAGACCTCTCACTAAAAGGAACTCTTTTATCCTCTTGTCCGTCCGCTGAGCAATCAAGGAAAGGACCCACGCCTGCTGCCACTCTGCAAAGGAGACATGAAACACAGAGTAAACAACAGACTGGGCCATCACACACTATTAAGCATAGccatgagttctactgtcgatttttatttatttatttattttttttaataagtgttttagtgatctctgatcacgataattcaagatttttttccaacCACATGCCTTTCCctaagctgacggttcaccactatccttccaggttttaataatgcgttggacaactattaacccaattccagtaatttctgcaatctccttagttgttttctttgcttgatgcaggccaataatttgccccttctgaaacacattaACATATTTTCCACAACCACTGGAtacatcttctgacatggttgtttaagaaatgataatctacacactgcatcagttagggttaaatgtcgccagctgaaacatattaatcactgcaataatgatccaatcataggctcttatctgcttatttaaatccaaatggcaacttttttttgtgcatttctttctttatactgtggaaggttgttttggaaaatatttagcgttattgttacattttgttttgttttccttcctACGAAGGAAGTAAATCAATTGTTATAAGAAAAGGAGTACAtgtagagtcaaatttcagcacttttaaaatctgtgattCTTCCTGATTTAAACAGTACTGACAGTACTAATAATAACATATTTGCTTCTTGCTTTGGAAATAATATTGCTTCTTATTTCTTTCTATATTTCAGGACACTGCTGGGCAGGAAAGGTACAGGACCATCACCACAGCATACTATCGTGGCGCTATGGGCTTCATTCTTATGTATGACATCACCAATGAGGATTCCTTTAATGCTGTTCAGGACTGGTACGatagcatttttaaaaatagattgGTACTAACATTTGTATGCACCTCATTATAATTACTGATTTGGCACAGTGTAGCCTAGTTTCTGTAATGCCAAATGCTCCTTACCTTTTATTATGTTATTGATCTTAATTACCCCTCACTGTTTGTAGGTCCACGCAAATTAAGACATATTCGTGGGACAATGCTCAAGTGCTGCTGGTGGGAAATAAGTGTGACATGGAAGATGAGAGGGTAGTTGCTTCAGAAAGAGGAAGACAGTTGTCCGAACAGCTAGGTGAGCATGAGTATTTTACATAGCATGCTTTTACACTTTTGTGTCCTACCATTAATTCTTACAATCCACTATAGCTGCATGATTATTTCACTCAATATAGGAATCGCGATTATTAATTTCAATCAattgaatttacattaaaatacttattttgtccAAAATTATGTAGCAACATGTCCCCTTTcttttggtcagagtggattgtgagggggggggggttgctACACTCGGGGATCTCtatgagagtggagtattgagatcttttgagaatttgggatttccagatctcagttctttaggtatttacagctgcggaacctgctctgtattgtttttgggagtagcacacacacccctaaagtggcagatactctgggagaggtgatttactacttttggaaaaggtcatgaggcatcagtgtattactctctgCTAATT comes from Xyrauchen texanus isolate HMW12.3.18 chromosome 9, RBS_HiC_50CHRs, whole genome shotgun sequence and encodes:
- the rab3aa gene encoding RAB3A, member RAS oncogene family, a; translation: MASANDARYGQKESADQNFDYMFKILIIGNSSVGKTSFLFRYADDSFTPAFVSTVGIDFKVKTIYRNDKRIKLQIWDTAGQERYRTITTAYYRGAMGFILMYDITNEDSFNAVQDWSTQIKTYSWDNAQVLLVGNKCDMEDERVVASERGRQLSEQLGFEYFEASAKDNINVKQTFERLVDIICERMSEGLESGDPSVTGNKPCPQLTEQPQRSHKDCAC